The Stigmatopora argus isolate UIUO_Sarg chromosome 6, RoL_Sarg_1.0, whole genome shotgun sequence region AACCCGTCTCACCTCTTTGGATAATGGATTGAGGGTAGCATCCGAAGAGACGGAACATGCTACATGCACAGTAAGGACTGTTCACTCTCATAGATGGTGATATTGTACTCATGCTCAACACTATAACTATTCATATCTTTCATTATAGGTTGGACTATGGATCAGTGCAGGCAGTCGTTATGAGAATGAAAAGAACAATGGAACAGGCTTTTTTCTAGAGCACATGGCCTTCAAGGTATAGTTATTATACAAAGACTTGCTGTATAGAGTGAACATGGTCTGTTGACACACTTTTTCCTCCTTTCTCTGAAGGGAACCAAGAAGCACCCTCAGTCAGCGTTAGAGCAGCAGGTGGAAGCTATGGGTGCTCATTTGAGTTCTTACACTTCCCGGGAACACACCGCGCACTACATGAAGACCTTGGCTAAAGATCTGCCTCAAGGTAACGTGTCTACTAAGAAATCTTGTAGCACCTACAATTTACCTGATAGCTCTTAGCTAGGAGACAATCTGTTCTCTGAAGCTGGTGGACCTctgatttgtttggattttaatgGAGGGATGGGGAAATAAGGTAGAACGTATGCTTCCTCAGCTGTGGAGCTGCTGTCGGAGGTGGTGCAGAACTGCTCGCTGAGCGAGGCGGAGATCGAGCAGCAGCGAGGTGTTGTGCTACGTGAACTGGAGGAAGTGGAAGGCAACCTGCAGGAGGTCTGTTTTGACCTGCTACATGCCACCGCCTTCCAGGGCACTGCACTTGGCCACAGTGTGCTAGGACCATCCAACACTGCCAGGTAAGGGTGGCGAGAGCACTGAAAACAAATTCATCACTCGTAAAAAAACGATTTTAATAAACCatattgccttttttaaagaactaTCACCCGCCAGGATCTAGTGGAATACATCAACAGCCATTACAAGGCTCCACGCATGGTTCTGGCTGCTGCTGGAGGTTTGTCCTCTTCTTGCCACCCATATACACTACTCGCGAACAGATTGGCTCAACATTTGATGCGCTTAATGTTCAGGTGTGAACCATGAGGAGCTGGTTAGTTTGGCCCAGTCACACTTCAGCGGAATGTCCTTTGAATACGAGGGAGATGCTGTCCCTGTCTTGTCTCCCTGCAGGTTTACAGGAAGTGAGGTGAGCAATGGAAATAGTTTAGCACTGATATTTTGGGCACTCGGCTTGTAAACCTAAGCAGTAATATCCGAGCTGATGTTGTGAAAGGACCACAATcaatattgcaaaatatttgTCTGTTCCAGCCATCAAATTGGAGAATTTGATTAAAGTACTTCCATCTCAAATTACATGAAACGGAGacatcttcaaaaaaaaaacaataataaatattgaAAAGCATGTAATTGTGTCTCAACTTTTTCCACAGATTCGCATGCGGGATGATGCTCTGCCACTGGCACACATTGCCATCGCCGTGGAGGGGGCTAGTGCTGCCAGCCCGGACATTGTGCCCCTCATGGTGGCTAATGCTATCATTGGAAGCTATGACCTCACCTGCGGTGGTGGCAAGGTTAGATGCCAGTATTGTCTTTTGACTAATCTTGGAAACATATAATTTTATTATCTATTCCATTGAAGCCTTTCCCACTTGAGACTGTATGTGTATTACCTTGGAAAcagcttttatttaattgtagCTATGTTTGCACCGGTGACAGTTATTTTCAAAAAGCAAGTGTCAGACAGACTGAGTTGTTCAGCTGCTGCTATTGTCAGGCAAAAAAAACTTATGCTCTCGCCCTTATATAAAGAACATGAGCAGCCGTCTAGCCCGCCTGGCGGTGGAGGGAAAACTGTGTCACAGCTTCCAGGCGTTCCACTCAGCTTACAGCGACACCGGCCTGCTGGGCATTCACTTTGTGTCCGATAAGCACAACATTGACGACATGATGCATTGGTCCCAGAATGCCTGGTGAGAGATGAGGACATCCGTTGATTGAATCTGATTTAATTGATCTCTCCGAAGCTGAGTCTTGTTTTTCTCCATGCAGGATGAACTTGTGCACCACCGTCACCGAGAGTGATGTAGCCCGAGGCAAAAATGCTGTGAAGGCCAGCATGGTGGGACAGCTAAATGGTATGCGCTTACTTAAATGATCATGCATTGAGCCTAAACTTACATTTCTGAGTAAGCTTGAACTTAAACTATTAAGTTGTGCTAATACATGAAGTGCTAAAAGACTGAATGATATAGCagtcatacatatatatgtatgtgtgtatgtatatatatacatattatttgtcttttttttaaggaacaACTCCAATTTGTGATGAAATCGGCAGACACATTCTGAACTATGGACGACGCATTCCCCTTGCTGAGTGGGATGCTCGCATCGATGTGAGTGTCTTTGAAACATTGGCAATTGCCAGCAATGCTGTCCTATTGTGCTGACCACACTTGGACTGCGTTTTTCAGGCCGTGACTCCCAGGATGGTGCGTGACGTCTGCTCCAAATACATCTACGATAAGTGTCCGGCTGTGGCCGGTGTTGGTAAGTTCTCACGCTGGAACCCTTTTGAGCTCTCTTTCAAATGCATCATGAGTAATGAAACTTTTACGAACATgtgcattttccttttttttttccattaggcCCAGTTGAGCAGCTGCCAGACTACAACAGAATGCGAAGTGCCATGTACTGGCTTAGGTTTTAAATTGCACCATGGTGTTTCTTCATGTCTGCTTCTCATCCTCATACTGAGATTTAGTTGGCCTTCGCAAGAAAAGTGTCCACGCAGAAAGTCATTGATCCATTCTCTCTCTTTCCTTCCCCTCTGTCTCTTCTTGTCATGCCCGTTGAAGGTGGTAACTACCTCTTATGAGTAGGGATCTGAATTGGTCACCTTGTTTAATCTGAACTTGAGCTCAGCAGTTGGCACAGATGTTTAGCAGAAGGAGAGAATGGACTATGTATAATCAGGACTTGGTACATCCCAAATACAACCTGGAGCACGCGTATATTTATAATTTCTGTGAGATTAATTTGTCCCCTAATGTACATAATAGAAGGTCTCATtctggataaaataaaaatgctgaaACATTGCATCTTTTGTGTGTCTTATTGAGCCTGTTATATTGTGGATCTACTGCAGCCTCTGCTAGGCAGGTAATGAATATTATATAGTAGTTGAGGAGTTTCTGTAAGATTAATTTGGATGTGCATCAGTTATGATACATAGCTACTAGTAAGCATTAACGTGGAACTTCTACAGTAAGATCTCAATTGATAATAAGCCGCATCTTCTTTGAATCATGACTTCATTTTATATTAATGCGAAGTTCATTGTGTATCTG contains the following coding sequences:
- the uqcrc1 gene encoding cytochrome b-c1 complex subunit 1, mitochondrial, translating into MAASVCRVGSTVGRVLAKTRSPLLLSLRRGQASVSYAQSLLGAPETRLTSLDNGLRVASEETEHATCTVGLWISAGSRYENEKNNGTGFFLEHMAFKGTKKHPQSALEQQVEAMGAHLSSYTSREHTAHYMKTLAKDLPQAVELLSEVVQNCSLSEAEIEQQRGVVLRELEEVEGNLQEVCFDLLHATAFQGTALGHSVLGPSNTARTITRQDLVEYINSHYKAPRMVLAAAGGVNHEELVSLAQSHFSGMSFEYEGDAVPVLSPCRFTGSEIRMRDDALPLAHIAIAVEGASAASPDIVPLMVANAIIGSYDLTCGGGKNMSSRLARLAVEGKLCHSFQAFHSAYSDTGLLGIHFVSDKHNIDDMMHWSQNAWMNLCTTVTESDVARGKNAVKASMVGQLNGTTPICDEIGRHILNYGRRIPLAEWDARIDAVTPRMVRDVCSKYIYDKCPAVAGVGPVEQLPDYNRMRSAMYWLRF